A section of the Epinephelus moara isolate mb chromosome 3, YSFRI_EMoa_1.0, whole genome shotgun sequence genome encodes:
- the LOC126387764 gene encoding SLAIN motif-containing protein-like, translating to MELQNQLQGDWSRYFCNRPVEFDENANHHLLSSKLESSSVRLEGNSDPYCSIWGDDEQARVKSCNNRSFAMDARIRLDHLKSACNSPLPRRATDGILYNFNCPKDNWDSDGSQEEESALDSVELLDVEDDVQDEESWLYESPKKQAFVERSESALRWCRHVLDNPSPEMEAACRSLMNRLDQRSSSHFYRRPAVFHHSVSSSMNKTSVSTTHNNVSDGSDDELSLPHDSITTSYKLQDMTDVHIMARIQEASLRQDYVSTPAGRSPESLLMFPSYFNTTGENINDFTPGNKTTPSSSSCWQSGLSSLSSSPHRSPTSVARQGCQSPTLARLHQQVAQLKLLKRAQKQASPGRTRSPLRTSLRSLQAVRNSRSLDIDNDDNNYQSAEQIPAYPPSGASSRSSCWSPSLSAAHMNSNSSLHSVRNSSDQTAAVKRLLRSQSLSPCRIPHPAKGYLSLHGRVFASPERSTTVAWGRNVSSTQR from the exons ATGGAACTCCAAAACCAACTGCAGGGCGACTGGAGCCGGTACTTTTGTAATCGGCCAGTGGAGTTTGATGAAAATGCAAACCATCATCTTCTCTCCAGTAAGCTGgaaagcagctctgtgaggctggagGGCAATTCAGATCCGTACTGCAGCATCTGGGGGGACGACGAGCAAGCAAGAGTCAAGAGCTGTAACAATCGGTCATTTGCCATGGACGCTAGAATAAGACTAGATCATTTGAAGTCAGCGTGTAATTCCCCCTTGCCTCGCCGTGCCACGGATGGGATATTGTACAACTTTAACTGTCCAAAAGACAACTGGGACAGCGATGGGTCACAGGAGGAAGAGTCCGCTTTGGATTCAGTAGAGCTCCTTGATGTTGAGGATGATGTGCAGGATGAAGAGAGCTG GTTGTATGAGTCTCCAAAGAAGCAGGCGTTTGTAGAGAGAAGTGAGTCTGCTCTCAGATGGTGTCGACACGTCCTGGATAACCCCAGTCCTGAGATGGAGGCGGCGTGTCGTTCACTGATGAATAGGCTGGATCAAA GATCAAGCAGTCACTTCTACAGACGTCCTGCAGTTTTCCATCATAGTGTGAGCTCCTCTATGAACAAAACATCTGTCAGCACCACACACAATAATGTCTCTGATGGTTCAG ATGATGAGCTGAGCCTCCCCCATGACTCCATAACCACAAGCTACAAACTGCAGGACATGACAGATGTCCACATTATGGCTCGCATACAGGAAGCCA GTTTGAGACAGGACTATGTTTCCACACCTGCTGGGAGAAGCCCCGAGTCACTGTTGATGTTTCCGTCTTATTTTAACACCACTGGTGAAAATATCAATGACTTCACTCCAGGAAATAAAACTACGCCTTCGTCTTCCTCCTGTTGGCAGTCCGGTCTGTCATCACTGAGCTCTTCCCCTCACCGCTCACCAACATCAGTAGCAAGGCAGGGCTGCCAAAGTCCAACACTGGCTAGGCTTCACCAGCAGGTCGCCCAGCTCAAGCTGCTGAAACGGGCTCAGAAACAAG CATCACCGGGCAGGACCAGGTCACCTCTGCGGACCAGCCTCCGCTCCCTCCAGGCTGTGAGGAACAGCAGAAGTTTAGACATCGACAACGATGATAACAACTACCAGTCTGCTGAACAAATCCCTGCTTACCCACCATCAG GTGCATCATCTAGGTCAAGTTGCTGGTCTCCGTCACTCTCCGCAGCACACATGAACTCCAACAGCTCGTTGCACTCAGTGAGAAACTCCTCAGACCAGACGGCGGCTGTGAAGAGACTGCTGAGGTCTCAGTCTCTCAGCCCCTGCAGGATCCCTCACCCTGCTAAGGGATACTTGTCTCTTCATGGACGTGTTTTTGCCTCACCTGAAAGGTCGACCACAGTGGCTTGGGGCAGAAATGTGTCATCCACACAAAGATAG